One window of the Mycobacterium xenopi genome contains the following:
- a CDS encoding TetR/AcrR family transcriptional regulator: MPVQERPRRKYAPRLSREARRAQLLDTALDVLASCELHELAMETVAAAAGIAKPVLYTVFRTRAELVGELLHREHQRGIAQISATLPTDLTTLGPAEAYIASITAFLQAVLANPTRWRLILTVPDSAPRAYRDSLRRTRSAILAQAEDLARAGTALMPQLADVDPHLLAHTLLSFAEMLGRLAVRHPDTYPRERLEKFAASLMGLLGRTTAEVHSAR; this comes from the coding sequence ATGCCCGTGCAGGAGCGCCCCCGCCGCAAGTACGCACCGCGGCTCTCCCGCGAGGCACGCCGGGCTCAGCTGTTGGATACCGCGTTGGACGTGCTCGCCAGCTGCGAGCTGCATGAGCTCGCCATGGAAACCGTCGCCGCAGCCGCCGGAATTGCAAAACCCGTCCTGTACACCGTCTTTCGGACTAGGGCTGAATTGGTGGGCGAGCTATTGCATCGCGAGCACCAACGCGGCATCGCCCAAATCAGCGCCACGCTGCCCACCGATCTCACCACGCTGGGCCCGGCCGAAGCCTACATTGCTTCGATCACGGCTTTTCTGCAGGCGGTGCTCGCCAACCCCACGCGGTGGCGACTGATCCTCACCGTTCCCGACAGCGCCCCCCGCGCCTACCGCGACTCACTGCGTCGCACCCGTTCGGCGATCCTGGCCCAAGCCGAAGACCTAGCGCGCGCCGGGACCGCTCTGATGCCGCAGCTGGCCGACGTCGATCCGCACCTGCTCGCCCACACGCTGCTGTCGTTCGCCGAGATGCTGGGACGCCTCGCCGTTCGCCATCCCGACACCTACCCGCGCGAACGCCTCGAGAAGTTCGCCGCCAGCTTGATGGGATTGCTGGGCCGCACCACCGCGGAAGTACACAGCGCGCGTTGA
- the cysC gene encoding adenylyl-sulfate kinase — MSSAEKTLPPKGITRQLLRIATAGSVDDGKSTLIGRLLHDTDSLPLDHLEAVTGEDGIADLAALSDGLRAEREQGITIDVAYRFFSTDTRSYILADTPGHERYTRNMFTGASNAHVAILLVDARAGVLRQTRRHAWIANLLGIKHLVATVNKMDLIGFAQARFTEVEDQLRQMAARLGGADITVIPIAAKHGDNVVHRSGRTPWYGGPTLLEYLESVELAAPQAEASRLRLPVQWVSRPTAEIRRRYTGRLAAGTLSVGDPVVSLPAGSRSTVTSLDTLDNERTTAVAPLSVSIELADDIDVGRGDVLISGAAHAVRPVLARELDATVCWFVDTPLRAGDRLALKQTTKTVRATVQELHSRVDPETLDELDSPVELALNDIGTVTLRTSSVVIADAYADNRDTGAFILIDESTNDTVGAGTILEAREVKPGAHLRTDIRWHPSSLDRGYRWRATGQPGATIWFTGLPASGKSTIAVAVERALVESGRVAYLLDGDNLRHGLSDDLGFSPGDRAENIRRVGHLTRLLADAGVVALASLVSPLKSDREIARALNDAAKLPFIEVYVATPLAECEKRDPKGLYARARSGQLSGLTGVDAPYEPPDHPDLVLDTTNADIDELAAQVIDLLNERSPRPPR, encoded by the coding sequence ATGTCAAGCGCCGAGAAAACCCTGCCGCCCAAGGGCATAACGCGCCAGCTGCTGCGCATCGCCACGGCTGGTTCGGTCGACGACGGCAAAAGCACCCTGATCGGCCGGTTGCTGCACGACACCGACAGCCTGCCACTGGACCACCTGGAAGCCGTCACCGGCGAAGACGGCATCGCAGACCTGGCAGCGCTTTCCGACGGTCTACGCGCCGAACGTGAGCAAGGCATCACGATCGACGTCGCGTACCGGTTCTTTTCCACCGACACCCGCAGCTACATCTTGGCCGACACGCCGGGCCACGAACGCTACACCCGCAACATGTTCACCGGCGCCTCCAACGCGCATGTGGCGATCCTGCTGGTCGACGCGCGCGCCGGGGTGCTGCGCCAGACCCGCAGGCACGCCTGGATCGCAAACTTGTTGGGCATCAAGCATCTTGTGGCAACGGTGAACAAGATGGACTTGATCGGCTTTGCACAGGCGCGGTTCACCGAGGTGGAGGATCAGCTGCGCCAAATGGCGGCCCGCCTCGGCGGCGCGGACATCACCGTGATCCCGATCGCGGCCAAGCACGGCGACAACGTCGTGCACCGCTCCGGGCGCACGCCGTGGTATGGCGGGCCCACGCTGCTGGAATATCTGGAAAGCGTCGAATTGGCGGCACCGCAAGCCGAAGCCTCACGGCTGCGGCTGCCGGTGCAGTGGGTATCGCGGCCCACCGCCGAGATCCGCCGCCGCTATACCGGGCGGCTCGCAGCGGGCACGCTCAGCGTCGGCGACCCGGTAGTATCGCTGCCGGCCGGTAGCCGTTCGACGGTGACCTCGCTCGATACCCTCGACAACGAGCGCACGACGGCAGTTGCGCCGCTGTCGGTTTCGATCGAGCTGGCCGACGACATCGACGTGGGCCGTGGCGATGTGCTGATCAGCGGTGCCGCCCACGCGGTCCGCCCGGTGCTGGCCCGCGAGCTCGATGCCACGGTGTGCTGGTTCGTCGACACCCCGCTGCGCGCAGGCGACCGGCTGGCCCTCAAGCAGACCACCAAGACCGTGCGGGCAACCGTGCAGGAGCTGCACTCCCGGGTCGATCCCGAAACGCTCGACGAGCTAGACAGCCCAGTTGAGTTGGCGCTCAACGATATCGGCACCGTGACCTTGCGGACTAGTTCGGTCGTCATCGCCGACGCCTACGCCGACAACCGGGATACCGGCGCGTTCATCCTGATCGACGAGTCCACCAACGACACCGTCGGCGCCGGCACCATCCTGGAGGCGCGGGAGGTCAAGCCGGGCGCGCATCTGCGCACCGACATCCGCTGGCATCCGTCGTCGCTGGACCGCGGTTACCGGTGGCGGGCCACCGGGCAGCCAGGTGCGACGATCTGGTTCACCGGGCTGCCCGCCTCCGGCAAGTCGACGATCGCGGTGGCGGTGGAGCGCGCGCTCGTCGAATCGGGGCGGGTGGCCTACCTGCTCGACGGCGACAACCTGCGCCACGGCTTGTCCGACGACCTGGGTTTCTCGCCCGGCGACCGCGCTGAAAACATCAGGCGGGTAGGGCATTTGACCCGGCTACTCGCCGACGCGGGCGTGGTGGCGCTGGCGTCGCTGGTGTCACCGCTGAAGTCGGACCGCGAGATCGCCCGCGCGCTAAATGACGCGGCGAAACTGCCGTTCATCGAGGTCTACGTCGCCACCCCGCTGGCCGAGTGCGAAAAACGCGACCCCAAAGGCCTCTACGCGCGCGCCCGCAGCGGCCAGCTTTCCGGTCTGACCGGTGTGGACGCGCCCTACGAGCCACCGGATCACCCGGACCTCGTGCTCGACACCACCAACGCAGACATCGATGAACTCGCCGCACAGGTCATCGATCTGCTCAACGAGCGAAGCCCGCGGCCGCCCCGGTGA
- the cysD gene encoding sulfate adenylyltransferase subunit CysD, producing the protein MPNSLQAAPQSVRSDARRVDELRLLEAEAVHIIREVVAELERPVLLFSAGKDSIVLLRLAEKAFRPLPLPFPVMHVDTGHNFPEVIEFRDRRVTGHGHKLIVASVQESIDSGRVPDPGPGASRNRAQTRTLLDALEAGGFDAAFGGARRDEERARAKERILSFRDEFGQWDPRAQRPEPWSLYNGRIRKGEQVRVFPLSNWTELDVWRYIQLENLELPSIYFAHQREVFERDGILLAVSEYAKPGDGEHAAVEWVRYRTVGDLTITGAVRSRATDISGVIAEISAATVSERGETRADDRTSAAAMEDRKREGYF; encoded by the coding sequence ATGCCGAACAGCCTGCAAGCCGCGCCGCAATCGGTGCGAAGTGACGCGCGCCGCGTCGACGAATTGCGGCTGCTGGAAGCCGAGGCGGTGCACATCATCCGCGAGGTAGTCGCCGAGCTGGAGCGTCCGGTGCTGCTGTTCTCCGCCGGCAAGGACTCGATCGTGTTACTTCGCTTGGCGGAGAAGGCGTTTCGGCCATTACCGCTGCCCTTTCCGGTGATGCATGTCGACACCGGTCACAACTTTCCTGAGGTGATCGAGTTCCGGGACCGCAGGGTCACCGGCCACGGGCACAAGCTGATCGTCGCCTCGGTACAGGAATCCATCGACAGCGGCCGGGTGCCCGACCCCGGCCCCGGGGCGTCGCGCAACCGGGCGCAGACCCGCACCCTGCTCGACGCGCTGGAAGCCGGCGGCTTCGACGCCGCGTTCGGCGGTGCCCGCCGCGACGAGGAACGTGCCCGCGCCAAGGAACGGATTTTGAGTTTCCGCGACGAATTCGGCCAGTGGGATCCCCGTGCCCAGCGGCCCGAGCCGTGGTCGCTGTACAACGGCCGGATCAGGAAGGGCGAACAGGTGCGGGTGTTCCCGCTGAGCAACTGGACCGAGCTCGACGTGTGGCGTTACATCCAGCTGGAAAACCTTGAGCTGCCGTCGATCTACTTCGCGCACCAACGCGAGGTCTTCGAACGCGACGGCATCCTGTTGGCGGTCTCGGAGTACGCCAAACCCGGCGATGGTGAACACGCCGCGGTGGAATGGGTGCGCTACCGCACCGTCGGTGATCTGACCATCACCGGAGCGGTGCGCTCGCGCGCCACCGACATCAGCGGGGTGATCGCCGAGATCTCGGCGGCGACGGTGTCCGAACGCGGCGAAACGCGCGCCGACGACCGCACCTCGGCCGCTGCGATGGAAGACCGCAAGCGCGAGGGCTACTTCTGA
- a CDS encoding YihY/virulence factor BrkB family protein, with protein MNPIERAARGFDGWQQRHPVIGFPIAVVKKFSDDQAGYHVSLLAYYGFVAAFPLLLALTAIVGVVLRSHPKLQEHLVNSAFAEFPIVGGQIHQQLGVTHFGNTLTLTIGILGSLYGARGFAYSLQNTLNTLWAVPKVDWPGFPHRYLRTVATLLMLGLIVVVTGASSAAAVKAASWGFGGWPARAVSFAVGCALGTGFFLALFRVAAAKQVATRAMLPGAAISAVGWQLLLTAAGDIVTHQLRHAQAVAGFFGAVLGLLAWLALQATVIVYAIEFDVVRTNRLWPRSIVQPPLIEADKAYYSQALRTETRRPEQRLDIAYDGAEQDEESPTG; from the coding sequence ATGAACCCCATAGAGCGGGCCGCTCGCGGCTTCGACGGCTGGCAGCAACGGCACCCGGTGATCGGGTTTCCAATCGCGGTGGTCAAGAAGTTCAGCGACGACCAAGCGGGCTATCACGTCTCGCTGTTGGCCTACTACGGCTTCGTGGCGGCGTTTCCGCTGCTGTTGGCGCTGACAGCGATCGTCGGTGTGGTATTGCGGTCACATCCGAAACTCCAAGAGCACCTGGTGAACTCGGCGTTTGCCGAGTTCCCGATCGTCGGCGGGCAGATCCACCAGCAGCTGGGCGTCACTCATTTCGGAAACACCCTCACGTTGACCATCGGGATACTGGGCTCGTTATACGGTGCGCGCGGTTTCGCCTACTCCCTGCAGAACACCCTCAACACGCTGTGGGCCGTGCCGAAGGTCGACTGGCCCGGTTTCCCGCACCGCTACCTGCGCACGGTTGCGACGCTGTTGATGCTGGGGTTGATTGTCGTGGTCACCGGCGCTTCCAGCGCGGCGGCGGTCAAAGCGGCGTCCTGGGGCTTCGGCGGCTGGCCCGCGCGGGCAGTCAGCTTCGCGGTGGGGTGCGCATTGGGAACGGGGTTTTTCCTGGCGCTGTTCCGGGTCGCGGCGGCCAAGCAGGTGGCCACCCGCGCGATGCTTCCGGGCGCGGCGATCAGCGCCGTGGGCTGGCAGCTGCTGCTCACCGCGGCCGGTGACATCGTCACCCACCAGCTGCGTCACGCCCAGGCGGTGGCCGGATTCTTCGGTGCGGTGCTCGGGTTGCTGGCCTGGCTGGCGCTGCAGGCGACGGTGATCGTCTACGCGATCGAATTCGACGTGGTGCGCACCAACCGCTTGTGGCCGCGCAGCATCGTGCAGCCGCCGCTGATCGAGGCCGACAAGGCCTACTACAGCCAGGCGCTGCGCACCGAAACCCGCCGACCCGAACAGCGGCTCGACATCGCCTACGACGGCGCCGAACAGGACGAGGAGTCCCCCACCGGGTAA
- a CDS encoding SDR family oxidoreductase, with protein MDSIKAKTVVITGAARGIGYATAKALLARGARVVIGDRDVDVLDKAVTDLSGLGPVSGHPLDVTDRESFAAFLDKARADGADGQQGRVDVLINNAGVMPVGPFLQQSQQAIRSAVEVNFYGVLNGCQLVLPEMVNRRSGHIVNIASMAGMVAVPGQVVYAGTKFAVVGLSTALADEVAPHGVDVTVVMPAFTNTELISGTKTSGASKPVQPETIAAAIVKALRKPKTHVSVPISARFIAASTSMLGPRGRRWLSKRTGIDRIFLDFDPQARQAYEERAQSALGIRDHTD; from the coding sequence ATGGACAGCATCAAGGCCAAGACCGTCGTCATCACCGGCGCCGCCCGCGGCATCGGCTACGCCACCGCCAAGGCGCTGCTGGCCCGCGGCGCTCGGGTGGTGATCGGCGACCGCGACGTCGATGTCCTCGACAAGGCCGTCACCGACCTGAGCGGCCTGGGCCCGGTGTCGGGTCACCCGCTCGACGTCACCGACCGCGAATCGTTCGCCGCGTTCCTCGACAAGGCCCGCGCCGACGGCGCGGATGGTCAGCAGGGGCGCGTCGATGTGCTGATCAACAATGCCGGGGTGATGCCGGTCGGCCCCTTCCTGCAGCAGTCGCAGCAGGCGATTCGGTCGGCCGTCGAGGTCAACTTCTACGGCGTGCTCAACGGCTGCCAGCTGGTGCTGCCGGAGATGGTCAACCGCCGCAGCGGACACATCGTCAACATCGCGTCGATGGCCGGGATGGTCGCCGTACCAGGACAGGTGGTCTACGCGGGCACCAAATTCGCCGTGGTCGGGCTGTCCACCGCGCTGGCCGACGAGGTCGCCCCGCATGGCGTCGACGTCACGGTGGTCATGCCGGCGTTCACCAACACCGAGTTGATCTCCGGCACCAAAACCTCCGGAGCGAGCAAACCGGTGCAGCCCGAGACAATCGCCGCAGCGATCGTCAAGGCACTCCGCAAGCCCAAAACGCATGTGTCCGTGCCTATTTCGGCACGATTCATCGCCGCTTCGACCTCCATGCTGGGTCCGCGCGGCCGTCGTTGGCTGAGCAAACGCACAGGCATCGATCGCATCTTCCTCGACTTCGACCCGCAGGCCAGGCAGGCCTACGAGGAGCGCGCACAGTCGGCGCTCGGCATCCGCGACCACACCGACTGA